taGTATATTTGCTAGATAATTCACCATGGAACTTGTTTATCCTTTGTTGTGTCAAACTATAGCTAATGGTGAATTAGCTTCCCTAAAGCAACATAATTAGCTTCTTATTACGGAGAGGGAGAGAAAGAGATATGATCTATTCAATAGCGTTAAGATATGAAATTGCATAGCTACATAGCATTAATAAATGAGAGTGAAAAATGTTATCTTAGCAAGCTCTTTATTTAAAAACTATGCTGCAAGAGCTAACCACTAAAGTACAATTTAATGCGCTGGTGCCTGTAATTCGCTTCAATTTAGACACATCATAGAGAACGTGCTTGAAATACCCAAAATGACAACAGTAGCAACTATTAATTATAACTTTAATGTTGGGATATCAAAAGTACATAAGAACACTACACATTGTTTTTGATCTGTTACACGTAACAAACATACTTTTAATGGTAAGGCTTACTTCCTTCACATTTTCCTCATTGACTTATGAAATTAATACTTTAAAAATTGCCACGTTCATCCATTATTATAGGACCATAAAATCAGCTAGGTACTGACCGTATAAGTTAGATAGAACTTACCtaacaatattttgatacATGAATCTAAATATTTCCCATCATTATGCCAAAAAGCtacaatgaaaatgatatatgGAAGATAAGAGATGTATTTGGTAGAGATCTATCATATATTTCAAGTTGCCTCCCATCATTGGAGGATTATAAGCAAATCAATTTGAATAGCAGCGATTTAGAAAGCGGATATTCCCCTTTACATGTAACTCTGAGAGAAAGATTATTACAGAAGAGTTTTCTGCTCTACAAGAGGTGGGTTGACGATGAGAAACAGATGAGTTATAAAATTGGACAGCACATTTTGGCTCGAAAGGATAGAGAGGGTCTTACACCTATGGATCTATACAATATCGAATTCCAAAGAGCCCTGAAAGTTAAACCACAATTATTAGAATACACAATTGATAATGGGAATTTAAAGCCAAAGgttatttttgaaaaagttaATCATTTGGATAGTGAAGGTATAGCCACTACTAAAAGTTGTAGCAATAATGAGCTGCTAAGAAGTACATCTTTTCTAGAAATACCTCAAAATTATAGTGACATGGCCAAAATACGAAATTTAGGTGGATCTCATTTATTAACTTTCGGCTCAAATGTTAACGCCCAATTAGGTACAGGAAATAAAGATGATAGACAGCATTTTCACGAAACAGACTACCAACAACTTGGCGGAGATTTACCACTAGACCCgaaaaaattttctataaAAGAGGTCCTTATGTCAAGATACCATTGTTTAGTAATTAATTCTTTTGGAGAAGTTTTCACGTGTGGGAATAGTAATAGAGGTAGACTTGGTAACGGTGAAACTAACACAACAGTATCTGTTTTTACAAAAATTGCAACGTTTGAGACGGGTGTCAGACATGTTTCCATAAGCAATCATCATAACCTTTTAGTAGATGGGAATGGCTATATTTATTCTTGGGGGTGGAACcaatattatcaattaGGCTATACATCTAGTAATAAACAGGGCGATTCAAAACATACGCTATGTAAATCATCACCAAAAAGAATTccatattttgataatattaatatcaaGTATGTGGCGTGTTCAAAAGTACATTCATGTGCTCTAAGTCAGGATAATAAATTGTATTTATGGGGACTAAATCTTGGTCAGATGGGAAATAAAAAGCCATTACATGTTAATCTTGATATTTCTCATGACCATAACAATGGATACATTATTGAAAGTCCACTAGTAATTGATTTGTCACATCTACAGGTTGAACAGGTCTTAGCTCTAGAGCTTGTGACTTTTATAAGATGTTCCGGAAACACGCTAATTGTTCTCACTGATTTTTGTATGAGGACTTTTAAGATATCTACCCCAAAACCTAAAAATCCTACTAGAATTGATATATTCTCACATTATACACCAAAAACGATATCGGCTGACGTTGTTGACATGAAGTGCTCTAATAAGGTTGGAAATcatctttttttcaaatatgcTTCTGGCAGAGTCGGATACTTGTCCCTCAAAAAGGAGAACGTGGAGTCGTGGTCAAAATTATCGAATGAGCTGCcaatatcattttcttgGAAGCCAAATTTTGCAAGAAACAATTGTACAGATTTTGCAGTTGGCTACAATGGAGATATCATAATTTGCACCTATGGAGGggaaatatttatatctaGAAACCATGCggaatttgaaagaatttaCAGTAACAAATTAATCACCGGTAGGGCTGTTAAGATTTCGAGTGATACATCACTCGGCTCCGTTGCAATTATAAAACAGGATTATCTATTTATGCCCGCCAAATATTTAAAAGATACGTTTGATTTTGATCTGGCTATTTATTCACCAATTTACCAAAACGTCGGTGACACATTATCTTTAGGATCATTAGGTCTCCAATGTCATGTTAAGGAAACTGACAGTCAACTCTTCCTGTCTTCAAAGTCTAATATATCTAACTTGCGCTACTCAGAAATTAATGGGTCTAGTGTAAATGAAAACCAAATCAAATGCTCCTCATATGACGttattttgaataatgATAGGGGCATTATAGAATGCTATTCGTTCAAATCACTATTTTCTCTTCGTTGTTCCAAGTTCCTTAATGCTATTTTAAATGATGGTAAATTTACAGTAAATAATGAACTTTTTTTTACCGCTAATGAAACAGCAAATGGCATATTACAGATAAAAACCCATGATTTAACCACATCAGCTGTCTACTATAAAATTTCAGTTGATCTTGTTCATTTTCTACTAACTGATGTTAAACCTGCAAACCAACAGAGGTCAATAGCCATATTATCCATAACAGACAATTATGCACATGGTACTACATTGAGAAATGCACTCAGTTCGTACTTACTGGGTATGCTAACAAATGATACTGATGaaaatagaataaaatCGCCCGGTAACCATCTGCTGGGAGATACCATACTAAGACTTAAAGATAAAACTCTAATCGTCGACTCATTCCTACTGTCAGCAAGAAGCAATTACTTCAAAGGGTTACTTTCAAATAGTGTTTTTTGtgaaaaagataatgaCGGAAAGTATTTGATTAATTTGGAAATTTATTCCTATAAACAgtttgatattatattaaagTACTTATACGGTGTTGATTTTTCTGATCTGCACCCTCACTATGAGAGTGAAGATGGCGGACTCACtaattttcttgaaagtCTAGTTCTGGCCGATGAGCTATGTCTAGAACCATTAAAATGCTATATGCAGGTGCTTTTAAGCCAATTTATTGACGGAAATTCAATTATTccattatttatatattccGTGAGGAGTAATGCAGAAATGCTATGTCTATTATGCTCCACATTCATTGCTATACATATCGGCGTTTTGTTTGTCAAGGATAACGTACAACTCATATCACAGaattttgatgattctCATTGGAAAATACTACAAAACAATATATCGTATATTACTTCTGAGCAATTGAATCACGAGCTGTGGTATAACAACTCAACTGATAACTGGAGATCTTTGTTCAAGaatgatatcaataaattcaataGCAAGTTCATTTCCCCCAAAGATAAATTTAGTcctatttttgatattaaagATACTTTGGAAGTTTCAAGCAAAAAGACTTCTACTGATAGGAGGAGGTCATCCACATCGACTAGACcaattaaatttaaaaacaCAACAATGAATAATACTTCTGACAACCCGCATAGAAGACAAAGTAATGGCTCTGTCAGTATAGCTGAAAAGCTGTCAGCATCTAATTCATCTGATGAGGACTCACAATTTATAGAAGTTACAAGAAAACCGAAGAGGAAGAGTGTTTCTAATATACAGGAATCGCAGACTCCGGTGCCCAAGCTACATCCTCCAAAACCAAATATTCTTATCCATAGGAAACTTTCTGGTGACGAGAAACTACTACCATCCTTGATATCGAATGAACCAATTGTGGAAATACCtaatcagaaaaaaaaccaatCAGAAATAGGCCCAAAAAAACctatttcatttaaaaAAACCTCTCAAAAGGAAAGAATTAAAACTACAACACAAGCAGATAAGCAGAAAGAGAACAAAACGAAAGAATCTGCTTGGACTAATCAGAAACAAAACAGTAGTTTATCAAACCCAAAAGACAATCAAACCTCGAAATTAGCTGCATTGCCATCTTTAAACGATAGCAAATTACAGAAACAGGACTTGAAaccaaacaaaaagagcaaaaagaaagcgAACAACAAACAATCAGCCGAATTCATTAGCAGCGGTAATTTTGCCGGTTTAACTCCCTACCTAAGCACAGTACACAAAGAGAGCGTCACTACTGATACCACACCCTCATGGACAGCCTCTACTGTATCCGatttcaaacaaaaagtTGAAGCacaagaatttgaaaagtgGTTTCAAGAAGAGAGCAAAAGAGTTCAATTGGAATTGGAAAGAAGGGGGTCTTCTCATCATGACGAATTAAAGGTTCTCTATGATAGTTCACAAAACATACCGGGCTTTGTCATAGATTCTAATGTTAAGAAAGCAGGTagaaaaatcaaaggaAAGTTCAAagcaaaattaaaaaataaagacgAGAATATAAATAGTATACAGTAAGTACAATTGTATCATATAAGTTCATAACGTACGTGAAAGAGATGCCTAAAAATCGAACAAAAAGACCAAGGTAAAACAAGTAAAAACgagaatattatttatttatgcTGGATTCTAAGATCAACTCACGTCTAACCCGATAGCTCGCATATATCCTTTTCTCCTTGCTCTTTATTTGTCGTTCTGGGCTGCTCGTTTTTGGAAACTGATTGCTCTCTGGGAATGGATGCACGAAGTTTAGCATATTTCTCTATAACATCTTCCTTTCTCAGAACATCCTCAGCAGCCTTCACACCGGCCAGTTTAATATTTCTCGCCTTACCAACCCCAAGTATAGTACCATCTCCAGTTCTGCATTGTACAATTGTCACTGGATTTTCATTAGTGGGTCTCTGTACTGTATGATAATGTAGTTTTAAAGCTGCATAACCAATCAATGAATATAGCTTTCTCTTGGCATTCATGTCTAAATTGTTTGTTGGCTCGAGTTGAATACTTGTTTTCATTGCTTCTTCGATCTTCGGCTTCGCAAGCTTCTTTAGCCACTTTCTTATTTTGACTAAGTTGGTCTTTGGATCGTCCTCCATTAATCCTCCAATATAGGCCTCAAAAATATCGGCGGACGTCTTGGAAGTACTTAGATCGACATCGGGAGACAAGTTACTTTTCAGCTGTTTTGGAAGCTCGTACAATTCCGACCACTCTCTCAAGGTCTCATTTTTAACAAGTTTTTTCCTCAATTCTGTCAAGTTACCTTCATTTAATGACGGGAACTTGTTATAGATAATCATAGTCATTACTGTGTTTAGGATAGAGTCACCCAAAAACTCCAATCTTTCGTTATTAGATTTGATAATATCACTTTCATTCAAATATACCTTATCATTCACCAGTGACTTGTGCATGAAAACTCTGGCTCTAATTACATGGTCCTTGATCTCTGGCATCTCCGGTGGCCATTTCGAGGATTTCTCCTTTGAAGTGATACACTCAGAGGATTCGCTACTCTTGGCCACAGACAAATCCAGGTCTAGCCGTCCGATATCGTCATCCTCCAAATCTTGTAAATCACTGAGTTCCAAATCACCCAGCACCGGCTCCCTATTAGAAGCATCGAACTTCGCCTCATACCCACTAATATCGTCCAGCAGAGTGGACTTGTTGAGATCATGTAGTGTCTTAATCTCAGCGGCCAACTTCAATGGATACCTGGTAAACAAAGAGATTAGCTGCGGTGGCACTTTCTCAGGGTCAGACAGCGAGTTCAAAGTCTCATAATACTGGACTATATTCGGGGACAGCTTCAGAATACGCTGGTAAGCCTCCACCAATTTATGCACCGCATGCTCTATCTGGATAGCATTAGAGTATTGGTAAGTACCAACTTGCTCAGTCGAATTCTTCTCATACAAGTCAACCAACTCAGACGTTAATCGggatttcttcttggaaGCTTTCCCAACTTTCCCAATTTTACCCATCGCTCGCTAATACAACTCCTAGTAGTATACAATTTTGCCCTTATGTAACTGATAAAAACAACAAGCGTTCTTATACTCCCAATAgaagcgatgagctgagctttattttttttttttttcactgcagaattttatttttttttttttcgttcagtttttcagttcttttttttcttcccaCAGCTTGTTCCCTCCCTGTCACgcagaaggaaaagaaaggGCTTAGATAATGGTAATGATTGCGCCAGAGATATACTTCTTGTCCTTGACATACAATCTATTTAATCCTGGGGTTTGGGTTTGTCCTTTACATACCTCCATCTGCCATTTCCATCTTTTGCTAGTTGCAAAGTGTAAAAAATTCCATAACACCGAATCACTTTCCTAATCGGGAAAATCGAAGCTTTTCCCATTTCATCCCAAAAATCTATTTGGAACCTTCGCTTCGGTCCAACCTTAATTCACCTCCTTTAGAAAAGCCCGCATAGAGGATCAGCTATTTCCCCATTTGATATTCTATGCTCTCTCTGAAGCACAGAAACATTCGATTGTTGGATCTCGCATCTCGTGCTTTTGTACGTACATCTCtgtgtgtctgtgtgtCTCTGTGTTTCTCTGAATGTTTACTGTGTCTCTCCGTGTGTTTCTCTGTGAGTGCGGGGGAGGGGCGGGAAGCCAGAGAAGAGTGGGAAGCATACACATTGTTAAATGAAAGGCTTTCTATTAGAATCAGAACTTGTAATTGGCCAACTCATCCTGTGCAGACTCGACATTGTCCTGAATTCCCCCGTGTTCGACAGATCCACGGATGGTGTTGACTGGCTTCGCACTATGTGATTCTGGTATAGACGTCACTGGCTCTGGCTTCTTTACTTCTTCTGGTACTGGTACTTCTGGTACTGGTACTTCTACTTCAACTTCTACTTCTGGTACTTCTACTTCTGGTGCCTGTTGATGGTCGTCAAATTGGAGAATCGCGCCAAACAGTGGGGTGTTTGTCCAGTTGCTCTTGCTCACCTTTCCGTACTTGTTGTCCTTGAAGTTGCTTATATCCCAATTTAGACCAGCTATTTTCATGTTTGGGTAGCTCGGAGGCATGCCAAGATCCTTCATCCTTAGACACCACGGTGGTAACTGACCCGGCTGCAGGCCTAGCGCATGCCTCAAGTCATCGCTGAGCCTGCCTGGTATCCTGTCCTTGACTAGCTTGCGCCATCTGGCTTCACCTTGCAGGTTTCTGTTCTCATAGTATACATCACCGTACGGTAACATCGTGTCAGGCTTCCACTTCTTTCCTAGCTTGAAAAACACATCGTAAAGCTTCTTGTAATCCAGATCTAGCTTTCCAAGCTTGGGTCGTACCGCGTTTCTCGTTTGCTCCTTCAGTTTCTCTTGCTCTTCATCCTCAGGGAGCGTATTCCTCATGGAGTCCACACCTGTCTGCTTGATCAGGTCTGGCAGCTCAAACGGCTTCTTCTCCAGCAGCGACCGCCCAGATAGATAGTCCCGCTTCGATTGCCAATGGCTCGGCACTTGTACAACGTTAAACGACGTCTTTACAGAAGCCAAAAAATAAGGCTCCTTGGCATCACAGTCGTGCTTCTCTATCAGCTGTGGTGTCAGCACAGAGCTTTTCAACTCAGCAAGCGTCGGTTTGTTCATTAACCTTGCCTTTCTGTTTGAAAGCGGCTGTGGGATGGCATCTGCACTTTTAGCATCTGCACTTTTAGCATCTGCACTTTTAGCATCTGCAACATGATCATCGCGTAAAGTAGGTTCATGGCTCGCTACCTTAGGATTCCTGTCTTCTTCCACATCCCGTTCTTCAACGCCATTGAACTTCTTGAATAACTCCCGGTACTCTGACTCGAGGTTAGGTGTCGCATTCACAcgcttcttcttcttggcaGGCTGCTTATGCGTGGTCTCTATCGCGTCTATTATACTGGCCTTAACATCCGACACACCCGATCTCTTACGCTTGCTTCTGGCCATCCTTGTTGCAACGCCCTATCGGTATGATACACACTGCCTTTACACACTGAATACTATATACGCTCCGGTTGCAGTTTTTATTACTTTGCAGctaagctcatcgcaactTATCCACTGCGCATGTGCAAAGTGATAACAGTTACCTGGTTTCATCAAACTTGGATATACTCATTGGCagaacaattgaagaagttaTGCCAGGATTTGATACCTACATGCTGATAGTAAACTGAGGCAAATATGTGGGAACTTGGGTGTCCCCAAAAGCAATACTGCAAAAGGTTATACAACCTTCCCATGCAATACTCTTGTTATCACGTTGTATATCACCTAAAATGTACTCTGTACTTCACATCCCACAATTTCCACATTGTCTTTCCTTAAAGgaatttcaattgtttgaaTTGAAGGGGGtgatgctcatcgcttttaaatttttcaaaaattttcagcttttttttttttgaaatttttcagtttatataatattattaagtAAAGATAGTTTCAACAGTGTGATATCTGAGCGGTCCTGCAGCTGGTGAGATAATATCGTTGATATCAAGTTAGTGGACACTGGTGTTGCTTTTCGGGTTTACGTTTGGCAATCTATTAGTGAACGTGGAAAGATGATGGTGTTTGAAAGCAATAACAAACGTCCTGCTACTGAGGAACTACCGGATATAGAATCGAAGAAACCCAGGGTTGATATCGTGGGTTCTACAGAGATATACGTGGAAGCTGGTAATGATGCTCATTTCTCAGATGAAATGTATagaaaatttataaaaaatgcTCTTGATGAACTAGAAAAGGTATGTTATAGCCCTCAAAGacagaattgaaaaaaaaatataaagtgTTACTGGATAGAAGCTTGTCAATTTTAACTTTGATGTAGCTTGTCCAGATACACTTTGTGGATTTCTAATTTAACCGgatatttgtttttacTAACATTGCTCTCCATTACACAAAcatcaacaataaaaattattagAAATAACAACAGAACGAAGAATATAGAGACAActtaaatgaaaaaaatgaaactaCCTATGGTCAACATTTCTTACAATATTTCTCTGTTTCAGTTTTATTGCTGTTTCTTCTAATTTTGAGTGATATTTGATGGGTATATTCCACACAGAATGATCCAATGCAAATAAATGCCATAACGAGTCAGATATCCCTGTCAGCGAAGAATCCTGATAGAATTAGTACAAAGAATTTTACTATCCTTCTGGAAGTACTTTCAAACAATATAAACAAAGTGGATTCTTCCAAGGGTTTGCCTCTGATTCAATGTATCATAAATTTCGAAAAATGGTGGGAACTTCCTGATCCTGCCTTAggtaaatatatatttttcattaagGTACTTTGTTCAAGTATACCTAAATGGTGGCAAGATGTGGCTATGATAATGATATCCAGCTTCATCTTGAGTTCTGAAAAGACTACACAACACCATGAATTACTGAAGTACTTCTTACGCATGATACCTTCCTCTATGAGTTATATCGACTCATACCTGATAAGGTATTTCCCTAACAAAAATGACTCCAAGAAGAACATAGTCAACTACATATCGAATGTCTTGATGCTGACTAGCTATTGTCAAGAACTGAAGTTTCAAGCTTGGTCCTTGATCATGGAAAGAGTCATCTCAATTGATGTTGAGCTACAAAATGAACTAGACGAGTTGGATGATGATATAGATGATGAAATGGTAGACGATGATGGCGACgacagtgatgaagatgaagatgatgaggatgaagatcATAGTGGCGCTGAAGATGATGCGgaagatgatgaggatgaagatgacggTGATGATTTCGATGACGCCGATGGCCAAGAAGAGTACAATATTGATCTCACTCAAGGTATCAAGGAACTGTCAAATAAGCTTGATGCCATTCTATCTTTATTGAGTTCGGAGATTATCAAAGACATGACACCAGAGAAGCTTGAGAGTGGTGAAGGTATTGGAACATTCAATACTCTGACCACTTTGTTCAAAACTCACATTCTACCAACATACTATACCCGTTCAGTGCAATATATCATGTTCCATCTCTCACAACAACAACTCGAATTGATGGATTCATATCTCGTCACATTGATAgatatttcttttgctgCAAACGAGACATCAGAAAAGAGGATCAAATCTTTACAATACCTGGGATCATATATTGCTAGAGCCAAGAAGTTGTCAAGAACACAAATAGTCTTTGTTGCAAGCTACTTGACATCTTGGTTAAACCGTTACGTGatagaaagagaagaggAAGTTAACCAACCTGGAGGTATGGACAGGTTCAAGCATTTTTATGCAGCTTTCCAAGCTCTATGTTACATCTTTTGTTTCAGACATAAAGATTTGCGGGATGTGGACGGTAGCTGGGAATGTGAACTGGACAAGTTCTTCACGAGAATGGTTATTTCCAAATTCAATCCGTTGAAGTACTGCAATGAGAACGTTATGCTAATGTTTGCAAGAATTGCCCAAGAGGAAGACGTCGCATATTGTTTCAGCATCattgaaaacaacaacaacgaATTGCTAAGAGGTATTATGGGTAAAGCGGACTCCTCTAGAGGTGGTACTCCTACACCAATGGGACCAGCAACATCTTGGTCCTTGGCCACTAGGCAACAATTTATAGATTTACAAAGCTACTTCCCATATGATCCATTGTTCCTAAAGAATTACAAGAACATGATGAAGGAGTATTACATCGAGTGGAGCGAAGCAGGCGGAGAATATGAAAGCGATGGATCAGACGAGTGATTGTTTGActttttatcaatattcacACAAATCTCCCAGAAGCATATCAATACCAATGgcattattttattctacaattttttttctctacattattgatttttttactacattatattttctttcttctgcAAAATGGAGAAAGAGCGGTGCATTATAGATTTTTCATCCTTAAGTTTCTTTATCTTAAATCCAAACCTCATATTAATACCAAAAGTACATCTCTCAAGAGACATACTCTATATTATTTCTCTGtatttaatatatacaatcCCCAGCAAATACATTCTAAACTTCGCAATATAGTTGCTTACGTTAACTGCAATGGCTCTGCCAAAATTTTCTCTGACAAAAATTGCCAAAATAACGTCTTTCCTGAAGAACATCCTGCAGTAAAACATTGAACAAAATTCAATGTCAAAGTCATGGTTTGCCAGGTTTTTGACATAGACTGGCATTCCAAGGAAGGTTACAGTAAATTGTTATTGATCTGAATCCCAAAGTCAAATCTTGACATTGCAAGCAGTGAAAGGCTTGCAGATATATTCCTGACTTGGAGGTGGACAGTAACCAGCAAAGATATTGATCAATAAAGGACGGCTAAGTACTGCCAACGTAATCAAATTAATATACACAGGAGGACAGCAATTGATAGAGGAAGTACTAAGATGCCTAAGCGGACTTTGGAAGAATGGGAAGAGGATGCTATGGAGTCGGTGCCGTACCTGGCCAGTGATGAGAAAGGGTCAAACTACAGAGAGGCTACTCAACCGGTGATTCTTGAGGATTCTAAAATTGTTCAACCTAAATTGGAAGTTCATAAAACAGTGAAGCCATGGGTACATTTTTTAGCTGGTGGTATAGGTGGTATGGCAGGAGCTGTAGTGACGTGCCCATTTGATTTAGTGAAAACTAGGCTGCAAAGTGACATATACCAGAACATGTACAAGAGTCAAGCTGAAgctttgatgatgaataCCACAAGACCTAGAATTGTGAATTTGACCTTACAAGCTGCAACACATTTCAAAGAGACAGTTAGCATTATTGGAAATGTGTATCGCCAAGAAGGTTTTAGAAGTTTGTTTAAAGGTTTAGGTCCCAACTTAGTTGGCGTAATTCCGGCAAGAAgtattaattttttcacCTATGGTACTACAAAGGACATATACTCCAAGGCCTTCAACAATGGACAAGAAGCACCTTGGATCCATTTGATGGCTGCTGCCACAGCAGGCTGGGCAACTGCAACAGCTACCAATC
This is a stretch of genomic DNA from Nakaseomyces glabratus chromosome M, complete sequence. It encodes these proteins:
- the RIM2 gene encoding Rim2p (CAGL0M05225g~Ortholog(s) have pyrimidine nucleotide transmembrane transporter activity and role in divalent metal ion transport, mitochondrial genome maintenance, pyrimidine nucleotide transport, transmembrane transport), which translates into the protein MPKRTLEEWEEDAMESVPYLASDEKGSNYREATQPVILEDSKIVQPKLEVHKTVKPWVHFLAGGIGGMAGAVVTCPFDLVKTRLQSDIYQNMYKSQAEALMMNTTRPRIVNLTLQAATHFKETVSIIGNVYRQEGFRSLFKGLGPNLVGVIPARSINFFTYGTTKDIYSKAFNNGQEAPWIHLMAAATAGWATATATNPIWMVKTRVQLDKAGKTRTYKNSYDCLKSILRNEGIYGLYRGLSASYLGSVEGILQWLLYEQLKHLIKKRSIEKFGAHDESTMTTTDKIKQWCQRSGGAGLAKFMASIVTYPHEVVRTRLRQSPLENGKVKYTGLVQSFRVIIKEEGLASMYSGLTPHLMRTVPNSIIMFGTWEVVIKLLSDI